In Tepidimonas taiwanensis, the following are encoded in one genomic region:
- a CDS encoding FKBP-type peptidyl-prolyl cis-trans isomerase — MTLVQPGSFLTLHYRLSGPDGVAFIDTFAAQPATLSLGAGELSPALEERLIGLREGERAVFDLPAGVAFGERQPQMVQWVARKLLDELATPDQRWTVGDVVQFPTPDGTGTYAGTVRDVREDGAVLFDFNHPLAGQPVRFEVHIIGVL; from the coding sequence ATGACCCTCGTCCAACCCGGCTCCTTCCTCACGCTGCACTACCGGCTGTCCGGCCCGGACGGCGTCGCCTTCATCGACACCTTCGCGGCCCAGCCCGCGACGCTGTCGCTGGGGGCCGGCGAACTCTCCCCCGCGCTGGAGGAGCGCCTCATCGGCCTGCGCGAGGGCGAGCGCGCTGTGTTCGACCTGCCGGCCGGGGTGGCCTTTGGCGAGCGCCAGCCGCAGATGGTCCAGTGGGTGGCGCGCAAGCTGCTGGACGAGCTCGCCACGCCAGACCAGCGCTGGACGGTGGGGGACGTGGTGCAGTTCCCGACGCCCGACGGCACTGGAACGTATGCCGGCACGGTGCGCGACGTGCGCGAGGACGGCGCGGTCCTGTTCGACTTCAACCACCCGCTGGCGGGGCAGCCGGTGCGGTTCGAGGTCCACATCATCGGGGTGCTCTGA
- the radC gene encoding RadC family protein has translation MRELPSDARPREKLLRRGPQALADAELLALLLRTGVQGQSVLPFAQALLDRFGGLGALLQATPAQLAGVKGLGPAKRAELLAVTEMVRRALAERLRERPVLDSPAAVADVLRLQLAHRAHEVFAVLFLDNQHRLIALEELFRGTLDQTSVYPREVALRALHHGAAAVILAHNHPSGVAEPSRADEALTRNLKAALALLDIRVLDHFIVTKGGCTSMAERGLV, from the coding sequence ATGCGCGAACTGCCAAGCGATGCCCGGCCGCGGGAGAAGCTGCTGCGGCGCGGGCCACAGGCGCTGGCGGATGCGGAGCTGCTGGCGCTGCTGCTGCGCACCGGGGTGCAGGGGCAGTCGGTGCTGCCGTTTGCGCAGGCGCTGCTCGACCGCTTCGGCGGGCTGGGGGCGCTGCTGCAGGCCACGCCTGCGCAGCTCGCCGGCGTCAAGGGGCTGGGGCCGGCCAAGCGCGCCGAACTGCTGGCGGTCACGGAAATGGTGCGCCGCGCGCTGGCCGAGCGGCTGCGCGAGCGGCCGGTGCTCGACTCGCCCGCGGCGGTGGCGGACGTGCTGCGGCTGCAGCTCGCGCACCGCGCTCACGAAGTGTTCGCCGTGCTGTTTCTGGACAACCAGCACCGGCTGATCGCGCTGGAGGAACTCTTTCGCGGCACGCTGGACCAGACCAGCGTCTATCCGCGCGAGGTCGCGCTGCGCGCGCTGCACCACGGGGCGGCGGCCGTGATCCTGGCACACAACCACCCCAGCGGCGTGGCCGAGCCGTCGCGCGCCGACGAGGCGCTGACGCGCAACCTGAAGGCGGCGCTGGCACTGCTGGACATCCGGGTGCTGGACCACTTTATCGTGACAAAGGGCGGCTGCACGTCGATGGCCGAGCGAGGGCTGGTTTGA
- a CDS encoding Smr/MutS family protein → MKVRTLADLRQIQKVMAQRAAQAAAERAAAEAARREAEERARCERDWFARAVGPVQPLPPHGRAENRPPRPRPVPQQRHADERAVMRSALSDEFDAETLLHTDEHLSYRRPGLGPDVVRRLRRGEWSIQAELDLHGLRTDEARERLAAFVREAHRQGLRCVRVVHGKGLGSPGKTPVLKGRVHGWLVQKSEVLAFVQARPADGGAGALIVLLRAGGHHRA, encoded by the coding sequence ATGAAGGTGCGGACACTGGCCGACTTGCGGCAGATCCAGAAGGTGATGGCACAGCGCGCGGCGCAGGCGGCGGCCGAACGCGCCGCCGCCGAGGCGGCGCGGCGCGAGGCCGAGGAGCGCGCGCGGTGCGAACGCGATTGGTTTGCGCGCGCCGTCGGGCCGGTGCAGCCGCTGCCGCCGCACGGCCGGGCCGAGAACCGTCCCCCGCGCCCGCGGCCCGTGCCGCAGCAGCGCCACGCGGACGAGCGCGCGGTCATGCGCTCGGCGTTGAGCGACGAGTTCGATGCCGAGACGCTGCTGCACACGGACGAGCACCTGAGCTACCGGCGACCAGGTCTCGGCCCCGACGTGGTACGGCGGCTGCGGCGCGGTGAGTGGAGCATCCAGGCCGAACTGGACCTGCACGGCCTGCGCACCGACGAGGCACGCGAGCGGCTGGCCGCCTTTGTGCGCGAGGCACACCGGCAGGGGCTGCGCTGCGTGCGGGTGGTGCACGGCAAGGGGCTCGGCTCCCCGGGCAAAACCCCCGTGCTCAAAGGGCGCGTGCACGGCTGGCTGGTGCAAAAGAGTGAGGTGCTCGCCTTCGTGCAGGCGCGGCCCGCCGACGGCGGTGCGGGCGCGCTGATCGTGCTGCTGCGCGCCGGGGGCCACCACCGGGCCTGA
- a CDS encoding ABC transporter permease — protein sequence MTTPTVSSPAHAAPSAWALGWRALWRDWRAGELTVLVLAIALAVAALTAVGFFADRLAAGLQRDARQLLGGDVVLRSDHALPPVYEEQARALGLAVTRHLTFPTMARADDAQGGEARLVSLKAVADGYPLRGELRTATDVADTVGQAGPGVPPPGEAWVDAALLEVLGLRLGDPLWLGERSFRLTRLIVLEPDRGAGFLNFAPRVLIAEADLAATGLVQPASRIQYRLAVAGEESAVRRFEAWAAERLADSGERGVQIERFENGRPELQQTLRRAEQFLSLVALLAALLAAVAVAVAARQYALRHLDDCALLRVLGLAQGTMARAYLVTFGLAGLAAALLGTLVGYAVHFAFVGWLAALVQTDLPAPGWGPVGLGLGVGLALMATFGLPPVLQLARVPPLRVIRRDVGQPQPMTLAVVAAGVAGFAALLFLASRDATLGAIAVGGFAAAVGLFAAVAWLALRALRVLVSEARAPRWLLLATRQLTARPAYAVVQVASLAVGLLALVLLVLLRTDLIDSWRRATPPDAPNRFVINIQPDQASAFRDHLAREGVARYDWYPMVRGRLVAINGAPVRPEQFAGDRAQRLVEREFNLSYSAEPPPHNPIAAGRWQREEAGAISIETGLAETLGLRLGDRLTFDIAGVSHEARITSLRKVDWASMHVNFFALYPVAAMPPDVPYTYIAAFRAPAREGFDRELLRLFPNVTNVDTSAAVAQVQRVLGQVIRAVEALFAFSLAAGVVVLLATVGATRAERERDFAVLRALGAPAALLRRMQRAELLGVGALAGALAAAVAVAVGWALARYVFDFAWRVSPWVPVAGTVAGAGLALLAGWWTLRGVLRAPVVQTLRRAAE from the coding sequence GTGACGACCCCGACCGTTTCCTCCCCGGCCCACGCGGCGCCGTCGGCGTGGGCGCTCGGCTGGCGCGCGCTGTGGCGCGACTGGCGCGCCGGCGAGCTAACCGTGCTGGTGCTGGCCATCGCGCTGGCGGTGGCGGCGCTGACCGCCGTGGGCTTCTTCGCCGACCGGCTGGCCGCGGGGCTGCAGCGCGACGCGCGCCAGCTCCTCGGCGGCGACGTGGTGCTGCGCAGCGATCATGCGTTGCCGCCCGTTTACGAAGAGCAGGCCCGGGCGCTGGGGCTGGCGGTGACGCGCCACCTGACCTTTCCGACGATGGCGCGGGCCGACGACGCGCAGGGCGGCGAGGCGCGGCTCGTGTCGCTCAAGGCCGTCGCGGACGGCTACCCGCTGCGCGGCGAGCTGCGCACCGCCACCGACGTGGCCGACACCGTGGGGCAGGCCGGCCCGGGCGTGCCGCCGCCGGGCGAGGCGTGGGTCGATGCCGCGCTGCTGGAGGTGCTGGGGTTGCGCCTGGGCGATCCGCTGTGGCTCGGCGAGCGGTCGTTTCGCCTGACGCGCCTCATCGTGCTGGAGCCGGACCGCGGCGCTGGATTTCTCAACTTTGCGCCGCGCGTGCTGATCGCCGAGGCCGACCTCGCCGCCACCGGCCTGGTGCAGCCGGCCAGCCGCATCCAGTACCGGCTGGCCGTCGCGGGGGAGGAGTCGGCCGTGCGCCGCTTCGAGGCGTGGGCGGCGGAGCGGCTGGCCGACAGCGGCGAGCGCGGCGTGCAGATCGAGCGCTTCGAAAACGGCCGCCCGGAGCTGCAGCAGACGCTGCGCCGGGCGGAGCAGTTCCTGAGCCTGGTGGCGCTGCTCGCGGCGCTGCTGGCGGCGGTGGCGGTCGCGGTGGCGGCGCGCCAGTACGCGCTGCGCCACCTGGACGACTGCGCGCTGCTGCGCGTGCTGGGCCTGGCGCAGGGGACAATGGCACGCGCCTATCTCGTCACCTTCGGGCTGGCGGGTCTCGCAGCCGCGCTGTTGGGTACGTTGGTCGGCTACGCGGTGCATTTCGCGTTCGTCGGCTGGTTGGCCGCCCTCGTGCAGACCGACCTGCCCGCGCCCGGCTGGGGGCCGGTCGGGTTGGGGTTGGGGGTGGGGCTTGCGCTGATGGCGACGTTTGGTCTGCCGCCGGTGCTGCAGCTCGCGCGCGTGCCGCCGCTGCGCGTCATCCGCCGCGACGTGGGGCAGCCGCAGCCGATGACGCTGGCCGTCGTCGCCGCGGGCGTGGCCGGGTTCGCCGCGCTGTTGTTCCTGGCCAGTCGGGACGCCACGCTGGGCGCCATCGCGGTCGGCGGTTTCGCGGCAGCGGTGGGGCTGTTCGCGGCGGTGGCGTGGCTCGCGCTGCGCGCGCTGCGGGTACTGGTGTCGGAGGCGCGCGCGCCGCGCTGGCTGCTGCTGGCCACGCGGCAGCTCACCGCCCGGCCCGCGTATGCGGTCGTGCAGGTGGCGAGCCTCGCCGTCGGCCTGCTGGCGCTGGTGCTGCTGGTGCTGCTGCGCACGGATCTCATCGACAGCTGGCGCCGCGCCACGCCGCCCGACGCCCCCAACCGCTTCGTCATCAACATCCAGCCGGATCAGGCATCGGCGTTCCGCGACCATCTGGCGCGGGAAGGCGTCGCGCGCTACGACTGGTACCCGATGGTGCGCGGGCGGCTCGTCGCCATCAACGGCGCGCCGGTGCGGCCGGAGCAGTTCGCGGGCGACCGCGCGCAGCGGCTGGTGGAGCGGGAGTTCAATCTGTCCTACAGCGCCGAGCCGCCCCCGCACAACCCCATCGCCGCCGGGCGCTGGCAGCGGGAGGAGGCGGGCGCGATCAGCATCGAGACGGGACTGGCCGAGACGCTGGGCCTGCGCCTGGGCGATCGGCTGACGTTCGACATCGCGGGTGTGTCGCACGAGGCGCGCATCACCAGCCTGCGCAAGGTGGACTGGGCGTCGATGCACGTGAACTTTTTTGCGCTGTATCCGGTCGCGGCGATGCCGCCGGACGTGCCCTACACCTACATCGCCGCGTTTCGCGCCCCGGCGCGCGAGGGGTTCGATCGGGAACTGCTGCGGCTGTTTCCCAACGTCACCAACGTCGACACCAGCGCCGCGGTGGCGCAGGTGCAGCGCGTGCTGGGGCAGGTGATCCGCGCGGTGGAGGCGTTGTTTGCCTTTAGCCTGGCCGCGGGTGTCGTGGTGTTGCTGGCCACGGTGGGGGCCACGCGCGCGGAGCGCGAACGGGACTTTGCCGTGCTGCGCGCACTGGGCGCGCCGGCCGCGTTGCTGCGGCGCATGCAGCGCGCGGAACTGCTGGGCGTCGGGGCGCTGGCCGGGGCGCTGGCGGCCGCGGTGGCCGTCGCGGTGGGGTGGGCGCTGGCGCGCTACGTGTTCGACTTTGCGTGGCGCGTCTCGCCGTGGGTCCCGGTCGCGGGCACGGTCGCCGGGGCGGGGCTGGCGCTGCTGGCGGGCTGGTGGACGCTGCGCGGTGTGCTGCGCGCGCCAGTCGTCCAGACGCTGCGCCGGGCGGCGGAGTGA
- the upp gene encoding uracil phosphoribosyltransferase gives MSEAALRQVHVIDHPLVQHKLTLMRRKDTSTKTFRQLIHELSALLAYEVTRDMPMQEVEVETPLEKTTGRVIDGKKTVLASILRAGNGFLDGMLEVLPSARVGHIGLYRDPQTLKPVEYYFKMPSGMEERDVIVLDPMLATGNSAVAAVDLLKRLTPRSIRFVCLVACPEGIANFHAHHPDVPIYTPAVDRGLNEHGYIVPGLGDAGDRIFGTK, from the coding sequence ATGAGCGAAGCCGCCCTGCGACAAGTCCACGTCATCGATCACCCGCTGGTGCAGCACAAGCTGACGCTGATGCGTCGCAAGGACACCAGCACCAAGACCTTCCGGCAACTGATCCACGAACTCAGCGCGCTGCTCGCGTACGAGGTCACGCGCGACATGCCGATGCAGGAGGTCGAGGTCGAAACCCCGCTGGAAAAGACCACCGGCCGCGTGATCGACGGCAAAAAAACGGTGCTCGCCTCCATCCTGCGCGCGGGCAACGGGTTTCTCGACGGGATGCTGGAAGTGCTGCCCAGCGCGCGCGTCGGGCACATCGGCCTGTACCGCGACCCGCAGACGCTCAAGCCCGTCGAGTACTACTTCAAGATGCCCTCGGGCATGGAGGAGCGCGACGTCATCGTGCTCGACCCGATGCTGGCCACTGGCAATTCGGCGGTCGCCGCGGTCGACCTGCTCAAGCGCCTGACGCCGCGCTCGATCCGCTTCGTCTGCCTGGTCGCGTGCCCGGAGGGCATCGCCAATTTCCACGCCCACCATCCGGACGTGCCGATCTACACCCCCGCCGTGGACCGCGGCCTGAACGAGCACGGCTACATTGTGCCGGGCCTGGGGGACGCGGGCGACCGTATCTTCGGAACCAAGTGA
- the fdhD gene encoding formate dehydrogenase accessory sulfurtransferase FdhD — MWLNEPLAFGAVGASAPTRPLPRLSAASAPLTRAVEVVDEFGQRRTIRIPAERGLTVYVDKRELVTLMTLGAHPEWLVLGYLRNQRLIDGPQDIESITVDWDVGAAAVRTRTGLVDVEARTAQRVVTTGCGQGSVFGSLMDAVERIALPPTAQLRQSELYGILRAIREQDSTYKQAGSVHGCALFRGEELLLFVEDVGRHNAVDTIAGWMWLQGEDIARGDDKVFYTTGRLTSEMIIKAAQMGVPIVVSRSGTTQMGLEVAERLGLCAIGRATHTRFLCYTHPQRLVWDTPLP; from the coding sequence ATGTGGTTGAACGAACCGCTCGCCTTCGGTGCCGTGGGGGCCAGCGCGCCGACGCGGCCGCTGCCGCGGCTCAGTGCCGCGTCCGCGCCGCTGACGCGCGCGGTGGAGGTGGTGGACGAGTTCGGCCAGCGGCGCACGATCCGCATCCCGGCCGAGCGCGGGCTCACGGTATACGTCGACAAGCGCGAGCTGGTGACGCTGATGACGCTGGGTGCGCACCCGGAGTGGCTGGTGCTGGGCTACCTGCGCAACCAGCGGCTCATCGACGGCCCGCAGGACATCGAGTCGATCACCGTGGACTGGGACGTGGGTGCGGCGGCGGTGCGCACGCGCACGGGGCTCGTCGACGTGGAGGCGCGTACCGCGCAGCGCGTCGTCACCACCGGCTGCGGGCAGGGCAGCGTCTTCGGCAGCCTGATGGACGCGGTGGAACGCATTGCGCTGCCGCCCACCGCGCAGCTGCGCCAGTCGGAGCTCTACGGCATCCTGCGCGCGATCCGCGAACAGGACTCCACCTACAAACAGGCCGGATCGGTGCACGGCTGCGCGCTGTTTCGCGGCGAGGAACTGCTGCTCTTCGTCGAGGACGTGGGCCGCCACAACGCGGTCGACACCATCGCCGGCTGGATGTGGCTGCAGGGCGAGGACATCGCCCGCGGCGACGACAAGGTGTTCTACACCACCGGGCGCCTGACCAGCGAGATGATCATCAAGGCCGCGCAAATGGGCGTGCCCATCGTCGTCTCGCGCAGCGGCACCACGCAGATGGGTCTCGAGGTGGCGGAGCGCCTCGGGCTGTGCGCGATCGGCCGCGCCACCCACACGCGCTTTCTGTGCTACACGCACCCGCAGCGGCTGGTGTGGGATACTCCGCTTCCATGA
- a CDS encoding formate dehydrogenase subunit gamma: MHPRSVAAGWRALLLAASLAATGVATAQSAPAAPAAPAAPAAQTRTLVDAATQPGYATQSNAERAQVQPGNNAPMWRQVGQGVEGTVNFPYPEYGVLIQPTVQYPGAARTNAGEAWRQVRNGIILPYGGALVLIALLAVVIFYYTNGPLKLHAPPTGRKIERFTAFERAAHWVNAVAFVLLAISGIVMAFGQFFLRPIIGNTLFGWLTYALKNVHNFVGPLFAVSLVIVIVTFARDNLPRREDWAWIKRFGGLLSDQEVPSHRFNAGEKVVFWGGVFLLGLIVVGSGLVLDKLVPGFEYVRGNMQIAHMIHASAAVLMIALFIGHIYMGTVGTEGAYEAMKTGYVDETWAREHHELWYRDIQAGKIPAQRSADAAPAQPADARA, from the coding sequence ATGCACCCGAGAAGCGTCGCCGCCGGCTGGCGGGCCCTGCTGCTGGCGGCGTCGCTGGCGGCCACCGGGGTGGCCACGGCGCAGTCGGCGCCGGCCGCGCCGGCCGCGCCGGCCGCGCCCGCGGCGCAGACGCGCACGCTGGTCGACGCCGCCACCCAGCCCGGCTACGCCACCCAGTCCAACGCCGAACGCGCCCAGGTCCAGCCCGGCAACAACGCGCCGATGTGGCGGCAGGTCGGGCAGGGGGTGGAGGGCACGGTCAACTTCCCGTACCCGGAATACGGCGTGCTGATCCAGCCGACCGTGCAATACCCCGGCGCGGCGCGCACCAACGCCGGCGAGGCCTGGCGGCAGGTGCGCAACGGCATCATCCTGCCCTACGGTGGGGCGTTGGTGCTGATCGCGCTGCTGGCGGTGGTGATCTTCTATTACACCAACGGGCCGCTGAAGCTGCACGCGCCGCCCACGGGCCGCAAGATCGAGCGCTTCACGGCGTTCGAGCGCGCGGCGCACTGGGTGAACGCCGTCGCCTTCGTGCTGCTGGCGATCTCGGGTATCGTGATGGCGTTCGGGCAGTTTTTCCTGCGGCCCATCATCGGCAACACGCTGTTCGGCTGGCTGACCTACGCGCTGAAGAACGTGCACAACTTCGTCGGGCCGCTCTTTGCGGTGTCGCTCGTCATCGTCATCGTCACCTTCGCGCGCGACAACCTGCCGCGGCGCGAGGACTGGGCGTGGATCAAGCGCTTCGGCGGCCTGCTCAGCGACCAGGAGGTGCCGTCGCACCGCTTCAACGCCGGTGAGAAGGTCGTCTTCTGGGGCGGGGTGTTCCTGCTCGGGCTGATCGTCGTCGGCTCGGGTCTCGTGCTCGACAAGCTCGTGCCCGGCTTCGAGTACGTGCGCGGCAACATGCAGATCGCGCACATGATCCACGCCAGCGCCGCGGTGCTGATGATCGCGCTCTTCATCGGCCACATCTACATGGGCACGGTCGGCACCGAGGGGGCTTACGAGGCGATGAAGACCGGCTACGTCGACGAGACCTGGGCGCGCGAGCACCACGAGCTGTGGTACCGCGACATCCAGGCCGGCAAGATCCCGGCGCAGCGCAGCGCCGACGCCGCCCCGGCCCAGCCGGCCGATGCACGCGCCTGA
- the fdh3B gene encoding formate dehydrogenase FDH3 subunit beta gives MARMKFICDAERCIECNGCVTACKNEHEVPWGVNRRRVVTINDGVPGEKSISVACMHCSDAPCMAVCPVQCFYRTEEGVVLHDKDVCIGCGYCSYACPFGAPQFPGQGTFGVRGKMDKCTFCAGGPEANGSQAEFEKYGRNRLAEGKLPACAEMCSTKALLAGDGDVVADIFRTRVIQRGKGAEVWGWGTAYGTQAKAGA, from the coding sequence ATGGCCCGCATGAAGTTCATTTGTGACGCCGAGCGCTGCATCGAGTGCAACGGCTGCGTGACCGCGTGCAAGAACGAGCACGAGGTGCCCTGGGGCGTCAACCGCCGCCGCGTGGTCACGATCAACGACGGTGTGCCCGGTGAGAAGTCCATCTCGGTGGCGTGCATGCACTGCTCCGACGCGCCGTGCATGGCCGTGTGCCCGGTGCAGTGCTTCTACCGCACCGAAGAAGGCGTCGTCCTGCACGACAAGGACGTGTGCATCGGCTGCGGCTACTGCAGCTACGCGTGCCCGTTCGGCGCGCCGCAGTTCCCCGGCCAGGGGACGTTCGGCGTGCGCGGCAAGATGGACAAGTGCACGTTCTGCGCCGGCGGCCCCGAGGCCAACGGCAGCCAGGCCGAGTTCGAAAAATACGGCCGCAACCGCCTCGCCGAGGGCAAACTCCCGGCCTGCGCCGAGATGTGTTCCACGAAGGCGCTGCTGGCCGGCGACGGCGACGTCGTGGCCGACATCTTCCGCACCCGCGTGATCCAGCGCGGCAAGGGCGCGGAGGTCTGGGGCTGGGGCACGGCCTACGGCACGCAAGCGAAGGCGGGGGCTTGA
- a CDS encoding molybdopterin-dependent oxidoreductase gives MLLTKVSPHARGTRADGAMVDRLRQGLARALPTVDRRAFLRRSGLGLGVGLAATQLSLVQRARAEAPAGTGEGRGKVEVKRTVCTHCSVGCAIDAVVENGVWVRQEPVFDSPINLGAHCAKGASIREHGHGEYRLRYPMKLVNGKYQRISWEQALDEIAAKMKALRDESGPDAVYFVGSSKHSNEQAYLLRKFVSFWGTNNCDHQARICHSTTVAGVANTWGYGAMTNSYNDMQNSKVALYIGSNAAEAHPVSMLHMLHAKELGCKMIVVDPRFTRTAAKADEYVRIRSGTDIPFLFGVLYHIFKNGWEDKQYIHDRVYGMDKVREEVMAKWTPDKVEEACGVKEEQVFKVAKMLHENRPGTIVWCMGQTQHTIGNAMVRASCILQLALGNIGVSGGGANIFRGHDNVQGATDVGPNPDSLPGYYGLAEGSWKHFAAVWGVDFEWIKSRYAEGMMTKPGITVSRWIDGVLEKNELIDQGPNIRAMFFWGHAPNSQTRGLEMKRAMDKLDLLVVIDPYPSATAAMAAMPGDPADLNPNRAVYLLPAATQFETSGSCTASNRSIQWREKVIEPLWESRTDHMIMYQLAQRLGFDKELCKNYSFQKVKGMDEPVPEDILREINRGVWTIGYTGQSPERLKAHMRNMHAFDIKTLRCKGKVVDKETGYDLTGDYFGLPWPCFGKPELKHPGSPNLYDTSKHVMEGGGNFRANFGVERDGVSLLAEDGSHSKGAEITTGYPEFDHILLKKLGWWDELTEEEKKLAEGKNWKTDLSGGIQRVAMKHGCHPFGNAKARAVVWNFPDPIPQHREPIYGNRPDLIAKYPTHDDQKTRWRLPILYKTLQQKNVEDKLHEKFPLVMTSGRLVEYEGGGEETRSNPWLAELQQEMFVEIHPAAAAQRGIRNGDRVWVTTPTGARINVQALVTERVAQDHVFLPFHFSGRWQGKDMLPYYPEGAHPIVRGEAVNTATTYGYDIVTMMQETKTTICNVERA, from the coding sequence ATGTTGCTGACCAAGGTTTCCCCCCACGCCCGCGGCACCCGCGCCGACGGTGCCATGGTCGACCGGCTGCGCCAGGGGCTGGCGCGGGCGCTGCCCACCGTCGACCGGCGCGCCTTCTTGCGCCGCTCCGGCCTCGGGCTCGGCGTCGGGCTGGCCGCCACACAGTTGTCGCTGGTGCAGCGCGCGCGCGCCGAGGCGCCGGCCGGCACCGGCGAAGGTCGCGGCAAGGTCGAGGTCAAGCGCACCGTCTGCACGCACTGCTCGGTCGGCTGCGCGATCGACGCCGTCGTCGAAAACGGCGTATGGGTGCGGCAGGAGCCGGTGTTCGACTCGCCGATCAACCTCGGCGCGCACTGCGCCAAGGGGGCGTCGATCCGCGAGCACGGGCACGGCGAGTACCGCCTGCGCTACCCGATGAAGCTGGTCAACGGCAAGTACCAGCGCATCTCGTGGGAGCAGGCGTTGGATGAGATCGCTGCGAAGATGAAGGCGCTGCGCGACGAAAGCGGCCCCGACGCGGTGTACTTCGTCGGCTCCTCCAAGCACAGCAACGAGCAGGCCTACCTGCTGCGCAAGTTCGTCAGCTTCTGGGGCACCAACAACTGCGACCACCAGGCGCGCATCTGCCACTCGACAACGGTCGCGGGCGTGGCCAACACCTGGGGCTACGGGGCGATGACCAACTCGTACAACGACATGCAGAACAGCAAGGTCGCGTTGTACATCGGCTCCAACGCCGCCGAGGCGCACCCCGTGTCGATGCTGCACATGCTCCACGCCAAGGAGCTGGGCTGCAAGATGATCGTCGTCGACCCGCGCTTCACCCGCACCGCGGCCAAGGCGGACGAGTACGTGCGCATCCGCTCTGGCACCGACATCCCGTTCCTGTTCGGGGTGCTCTACCACATCTTCAAGAACGGCTGGGAGGACAAGCAGTACATCCACGACCGTGTCTACGGGATGGACAAGGTGCGCGAGGAGGTGATGGCCAAGTGGACGCCGGACAAGGTCGAGGAGGCCTGCGGCGTCAAGGAGGAGCAGGTCTTCAAGGTCGCGAAGATGCTGCACGAAAACCGCCCCGGCACGATCGTGTGGTGCATGGGCCAGACGCAGCACACGATCGGCAACGCGATGGTGCGCGCATCGTGCATCCTGCAGCTCGCCCTGGGCAATATCGGCGTCAGCGGCGGCGGGGCCAACATCTTCCGCGGCCACGACAACGTGCAGGGCGCCACCGACGTGGGGCCGAACCCCGATTCGCTGCCCGGCTACTACGGCCTGGCGGAAGGGTCGTGGAAGCACTTCGCGGCGGTGTGGGGGGTGGACTTCGAGTGGATCAAGAGCCGCTATGCCGAGGGCATGATGACCAAGCCCGGCATCACGGTCTCGCGCTGGATCGACGGCGTGCTCGAAAAGAACGAGCTGATCGACCAGGGGCCCAACATCCGCGCGATGTTCTTCTGGGGCCATGCGCCCAACTCGCAGACCCGCGGGCTCGAGATGAAGCGGGCGATGGACAAGCTCGACCTGCTGGTCGTGATCGACCCGTACCCGTCGGCGACCGCGGCGATGGCGGCGATGCCCGGTGACCCGGCCGACCTCAACCCGAACCGCGCCGTGTACCTGCTGCCGGCAGCGACGCAGTTCGAAACGAGCGGCTCGTGCACCGCGTCCAACCGCTCGATCCAGTGGCGCGAGAAGGTCATCGAGCCGCTGTGGGAGAGCCGCACCGACCACATGATCATGTACCAGCTTGCGCAGCGGCTGGGCTTCGACAAAGAGCTGTGCAAGAACTATTCGTTCCAGAAGGTCAAGGGCATGGACGAGCCCGTGCCGGAGGACATCCTGCGCGAGATCAACCGCGGCGTGTGGACCATCGGCTACACGGGCCAAAGCCCCGAGCGGCTCAAGGCGCACATGCGCAACATGCACGCCTTCGACATCAAGACGCTGCGCTGCAAGGGCAAGGTCGTGGACAAGGAGACCGGCTACGACCTCACCGGTGACTATTTCGGCCTGCCGTGGCCGTGCTTTGGCAAGCCTGAACTGAAGCACCCGGGCTCGCCCAACCTGTATGACACGTCCAAGCACGTCATGGAGGGGGGCGGCAACTTCCGCGCCAACTTCGGTGTCGAGCGCGACGGCGTGAGCCTGTTGGCCGAGGACGGTTCGCACTCCAAGGGGGCCGAAATCACGACCGGTTACCCGGAGTTCGACCACATCCTGCTCAAGAAACTCGGCTGGTGGGACGAGCTGACCGAGGAGGAGAAAAAGCTCGCGGAAGGCAAGAACTGGAAGACCGACCTCTCCGGCGGCATCCAGCGCGTGGCCATGAAGCACGGCTGCCACCCGTTCGGCAACGCGAAGGCGCGGGCGGTGGTGTGGAACTTCCCCGACCCCATCCCGCAGCACCGCGAGCCGATCTACGGCAACCGGCCGGACCTCATCGCCAAGTACCCCACGCACGACGACCAGAAGACCCGCTGGCGCCTGCCGATCCTCTACAAGACGCTGCAGCAGAAGAATGTCGAGGACAAGCTGCACGAGAAATTCCCGCTCGTGATGACCTCCGGGCGACTGGTCGAGTACGAGGGCGGCGGCGAGGAGACGCGCTCCAACCCGTGGCTGGCCGAGCTGCAGCAGGAGATGTTCGTCGAAATCCACCCGGCGGCGGCCGCCCAGCGCGGCATCCGCAACGGCGACCGCGTCTGGGTTACCACCCCCACCGGCGCGCGCATCAACGTTCAGGCGCTGGTCACTGAGCGGGTGGCGCAGGACCACGTCTTCCTGCCGTTCCACTTCTCCGGCCGCTGGCAGGGCAAGGACATGCTGCCGTACTACCCGGAGGGGGCACATCCGATCGTGCGCGGCGAGGCGGTCAACACCGCCACCACCTACGGTTACGACATCGTGACCATGATGCAAGAGACCAAGACCACGATCTGCAACGTGGAACGCGCCTGA